A window of Cellulosimicrobium protaetiae genomic DNA:
CTGCTACAACGCGCCGGTTCGTACCCCCCGCCGGCGGGGGCACCCGACTGGCCCGGGCTCGAGGTCTCCGGCACGGTCGCGGTGGTCGGGAGCGCGGTCTCGGGGTGGTCGGTCGGCGACCGCGTCGTGGCGCTCCTCGACGGCGGCGGGTACGCCGAGCAGGTGCGCGTCCGCGCGACGCAGGTCCTGCCCGTCCCCGACGGCGTCGACCTCGTGGACGCCGCCGCCCTCCCCGAGGCGGCGTGCACGGTGTGGAGCAACGTGGTCGACGTCGGTCGCCTCGTCGCGGACGAGTGGCTGCTCGTGCACGGGGGCTCCGGTGGGGTGGGGACGGTCGCGGTCCAGGTCGGCGCGGCGCTCGGCGCCCGCGTCGCCGTCACCGCGGGCGGGCGCGACCGTGCGGACCGGTGCCTCACGCTCGGGGCGCACCTCGCCGTCGACCACCGCGCGCAGGACTTCGTCGCGGCCGTGCGGGACGCCTCGGGCGGGCACGGCGCCGACGTCGTCCTCGACGTCGTGGGCGCGGCGTACCTGCCCCGCAACCTCGACGTCCTCGCCACGGGCGGGCGGCTGGTGGTGATCGGCATGCAGAAGGGCCGGCACGCGGAGCTCGACCTCGGCCGCCTCCTCTCCCGGCGCGCGACCGTGGCCGGCACCACCCTGCGGGCGCGCCCGCCGGCCGAGAAGGCGCGCATCGTGCACGAGGTGCTCACGCACGTGTGGCCGATGGTCGAGGACGGGCGGGTCCGCCCGGTCGTGCACGCCCGGCTCCCCCTCGACGAGGCCGCGCGGGCGCACGAGCTGCTCGACTCGGGCGAGGTCTTCGGCAAGGTGCTGCTCGTCCCGTGACGCGCGGTCGGCCGTCCGCGACGGGCGTCGGTGCGTGCGTGGGCGCCACGCGCCAGACTGGACCCATGGCTGACGAGACCCCCGCACCCCGCCCCGACGAGCCGACGCCGGACGAGCCCGGCTCGCGCCCGGACGACGACGCCA
This region includes:
- a CDS encoding NAD(P)H-quinone oxidoreductase — translated: MRGVTISGPGGPEKLTVSALPDQTPGPDELVVQVASAGVNRADLLQRAGSYPPPAGAPDWPGLEVSGTVAVVGSAVSGWSVGDRVVALLDGGGYAEQVRVRATQVLPVPDGVDLVDAAALPEAACTVWSNVVDVGRLVADEWLLVHGGSGGVGTVAVQVGAALGARVAVTAGGRDRADRCLTLGAHLAVDHRAQDFVAAVRDASGGHGADVVLDVVGAAYLPRNLDVLATGGRLVVIGMQKGRHAELDLGRLLSRRATVAGTTLRARPPAEKARIVHEVLTHVWPMVEDGRVRPVVHARLPLDEAARAHELLDSGEVFGKVLLVP